Proteins encoded by one window of Salirhabdus salicampi:
- a CDS encoding UDP-N-acetylmuramoyl-L-alanyl-D-glutamate--2,6-diaminopimelate ligase translates to MKLNQLFSKYKFYKTTNPIEDIVVHGIEKDSRQVKEGDLFICIKGYTVDGHHFVNQAVENGACAIVAERPIHANVPVIYVSNTTKTLAYLANQYYDHPSRDLRLIGITGTNGKTTMTYLLDEIFRHYEEKTGVIGTIQMKIGDEIIPVKNTTPDALFLQKSFREMVDNNVSTAIMEVSSHALDMGRVYGSDYDIAVYTNLSQDHLDYHRSMEDYLRAKTLLFSQLGNHYTGRPKFAVVNVDDPYHDTFSKSTPYEVLTYGIKEVADVRGVDISLTAKGSSFTMETPKGNVQINSPLPGEFSVYNMLAATATALCADIPLHIIKASLETTNGVPGRFETVDEGQEFGVIVDYAHTPDSLENVLKTIGHFVEGKVYVVVGCGGDRDKTKRPQMAKVATDIADVAIFTSDNPRTEDPKNILNDMVEGITNENYVVEQDRKKAIELAIKSANQGDVVLVAGKGHETYQEIGKERLPFNDRLVAQEAIKAKLKENPK, encoded by the coding sequence ATGAAATTAAATCAACTTTTCTCTAAATATAAATTTTATAAAACAACAAACCCAATTGAAGATATAGTTGTACATGGAATTGAAAAGGATTCCCGACAGGTGAAGGAAGGGGATTTGTTCATCTGTATTAAAGGTTATACAGTAGACGGTCATCATTTCGTAAATCAAGCCGTTGAGAATGGAGCATGTGCAATTGTTGCAGAGCGCCCTATTCATGCTAATGTTCCAGTAATTTACGTGTCAAATACAACAAAAACATTGGCTTATTTAGCAAATCAATATTATGACCATCCATCGCGTGACCTTCGTTTAATTGGAATAACAGGAACAAATGGAAAAACAACGATGACGTATTTGCTAGATGAAATCTTTCGTCATTATGAGGAGAAAACAGGGGTCATTGGAACAATCCAAATGAAAATAGGGGACGAAATCATTCCCGTGAAAAATACAACTCCTGATGCTTTATTTTTACAAAAGAGCTTCCGGGAAATGGTGGATAATAATGTATCTACAGCTATTATGGAAGTGTCCTCTCACGCTTTAGATATGGGGAGAGTTTACGGAAGCGACTATGACATAGCTGTTTACACAAACTTGTCTCAAGACCATCTAGACTACCATCGCAGTATGGAAGACTATTTACGTGCAAAAACCCTCCTGTTTTCTCAGTTAGGAAACCATTATACTGGTAGGCCAAAGTTTGCTGTAGTAAATGTAGATGATCCTTATCACGACACATTTAGCAAGAGCACCCCGTATGAGGTTCTAACATATGGAATTAAGGAGGTTGCTGATGTTAGGGGTGTAGATATTTCGTTAACGGCGAAAGGTTCTTCCTTTACGATGGAGACGCCAAAGGGGAATGTACAAATAAATAGCCCTCTTCCTGGTGAATTTAGCGTCTATAACATGTTGGCGGCTACCGCTACTGCGTTGTGTGCTGATATACCATTACATATTATAAAAGCAAGTTTAGAAACAACAAACGGTGTGCCGGGACGTTTTGAAACTGTCGATGAAGGACAGGAATTTGGTGTAATTGTAGATTATGCACACACTCCAGACTCATTGGAAAATGTGTTAAAAACAATCGGTCATTTTGTGGAAGGGAAAGTCTATGTTGTCGTTGGGTGCGGTGGTGACCGTGATAAAACGAAACGTCCACAAATGGCGAAAGTTGCAACTGATATTGCTGACGTTGCTATATTTACGTCCGATAACCCAAGAACCGAAGATCCGAAAAATATTTTAAACGATATGGTCGAAGGAATAACGAATGAAAATTACGTCGTTGAACAAGACCGCAAAAAAGCAATAGAGCTTGCGATCAAATCAGCCAATCAAGGTGATGTTGTGCTCGTTGCTGGTAAAGGACATGAAACATATCAAGAAATTGGAAAAGAACGGCTTCCCTTTAACGATCGACTTGTGGCACAAGAAGCAATAAAAGCCAAATTAAAGGAGAATCCTAAATGA
- the ftsL gene encoding cell division protein FtsL, translating into MASMYARKLEHEHIEGRQQERRQKEQVQVKVEKKRWVTRGEKVLYTVFVGFLVVASVLIVSYSSTLDSVNRDIQDLEKQVQQQEERNGMLTAEVKALSEPSRIINIAKEHGLNIKNGQVELAKIR; encoded by the coding sequence ATGGCGTCAATGTATGCAAGAAAGTTAGAGCATGAGCACATTGAGGGTAGACAGCAAGAGCGCAGACAAAAGGAACAAGTTCAAGTAAAAGTAGAAAAGAAGCGTTGGGTTACCCGTGGGGAAAAAGTGTTGTATACAGTTTTCGTAGGATTTCTTGTCGTTGCGTCTGTCTTAATCGTCTCTTATTCATCTACATTAGATTCAGTAAATCGTGATATCCAAGACTTAGAAAAACAAGTACAACAACAAGAAGAGCGAAATGGTATGTTAACAGCAGAGGTTAAAGCTTTAAGTGAGCCCAGCCGCATCATAAACATTGCAAAAGAACATGGGCTAAACATTAAAAATGGACAAGTTGAATTAGCGAAAATACGCTAA
- a CDS encoding stage V sporulation protein D — MKRVSQVTVRKRLVTVFLFALVFFIIMCIRLGYVQFVIGNMLADKAEELWSRDIPLEPERGKILDRNGEVLAENVSAPSVVVVPRQIPNPQETAEKLASVLNMSVEKAYENVTKQASVHRIHPEGRKLSEEQVTKIQELNMPGVYIAEDSKRHYPHGSYLSHVLGFTGIDNQGLAGMELYYDEKLKGQKGSLSFFSDAKGKKLTDMAEYYNPPTDGLNLRLTIDERVQTIIERELNLAESKYNPDGALAIAMDPDTGEILAMSSRPTFHPSNYREVSAEVYNRNLPVWSTYEPGSTFKIITLAASLEEGIVDLEEDEFYDKGSIEVGGAHLRCWRKGGHGQQSYLEVVQNSCNPGFVTLGEKLGKNKLFSYIDKFGFGEKTGIDLHGEGKGILFDLENVGPVELATTAFGQGVSVTPIQQVSAVAAAVNGGYLYQPYIAKELVNPVSGEVVEETEPTLKSRVISSETSKQIRYALESVVAKGTGRGAYVEGYRVGGKTGTAQKVGEDGQYMDNNHIVSFIGFAPADDPELVVYLAIDNPKNTVQFGGVVAAPIVGTIMEDSLRALGVEERKDGLDKEYQWPDQPTVEVPNLVGLSTKEIQQYLTNLQIEAVGDGEYIIEQSPKPGTKVVQGSKVRILLGKNNE; from the coding sequence ATGAAACGTGTATCACAAGTAACGGTGCGTAAACGATTAGTCACTGTCTTCCTCTTTGCTCTCGTATTCTTTATTATTATGTGTATTCGATTAGGGTATGTTCAATTTGTAATTGGAAACATGTTAGCAGATAAAGCGGAGGAATTGTGGAGCAGAGATATTCCGCTGGAACCTGAACGGGGGAAAATATTGGATCGTAATGGGGAAGTGCTCGCAGAAAACGTGTCAGCCCCTTCTGTAGTCGTCGTACCTCGACAAATTCCAAACCCTCAAGAGACTGCAGAAAAACTAGCCTCTGTTCTCAATATGTCAGTAGAAAAGGCTTATGAGAATGTTACAAAACAAGCTTCTGTACATCGAATACACCCTGAAGGACGAAAGCTTAGCGAGGAACAAGTAACGAAGATTCAGGAATTAAATATGCCAGGGGTATATATCGCTGAGGATTCAAAACGGCACTATCCTCACGGATCTTACTTATCTCACGTACTTGGTTTTACCGGAATTGATAACCAAGGATTAGCTGGCATGGAATTGTATTATGATGAGAAATTAAAAGGACAAAAAGGTTCGCTATCATTCTTTTCAGACGCTAAAGGAAAGAAGCTAACAGACATGGCTGAATATTATAACCCTCCAACAGACGGGTTAAATTTAAGGTTAACCATTGATGAACGAGTGCAAACGATTATTGAAAGAGAACTTAATTTAGCAGAATCAAAGTATAATCCAGATGGAGCGTTAGCCATTGCAATGGACCCTGATACTGGGGAGATATTGGCAATGTCCAGTCGCCCAACTTTCCACCCGTCAAATTATCGGGAAGTAAGTGCAGAAGTATATAACCGTAACCTGCCAGTTTGGAGTACATATGAACCAGGTTCAACGTTTAAGATCATAACATTAGCAGCGTCTTTAGAAGAAGGAATTGTTGATTTAGAAGAAGATGAGTTTTACGATAAAGGTTCGATTGAAGTTGGTGGAGCCCATTTACGTTGCTGGCGTAAAGGGGGGCATGGGCAACAAAGCTATCTAGAGGTTGTCCAAAATTCCTGTAACCCTGGTTTTGTAACCCTTGGGGAAAAATTAGGGAAGAACAAACTGTTTTCATATATTGATAAGTTTGGTTTTGGAGAAAAAACGGGAATTGATCTACATGGGGAAGGAAAAGGGATTTTATTTGACCTTGAAAATGTTGGTCCTGTAGAACTGGCAACGACTGCTTTCGGTCAAGGGGTCTCCGTTACACCAATTCAACAAGTGTCGGCAGTTGCAGCTGCGGTTAACGGGGGTTATTTATATCAACCGTATATTGCGAAGGAACTAGTCAATCCAGTGAGTGGTGAAGTTGTGGAGGAAACAGAACCGACATTAAAAAGTCGTGTCATATCTTCGGAAACTTCTAAACAAATTCGGTATGCTCTTGAAAGTGTAGTAGCTAAAGGGACCGGTCGTGGGGCATATGTTGAAGGTTATCGGGTCGGCGGCAAAACAGGTACGGCTCAAAAAGTAGGAGAAGATGGGCAATATATGGATAATAACCATATTGTATCTTTTATCGGATTTGCTCCCGCCGATGACCCAGAACTAGTGGTTTATTTAGCTATTGATAATCCAAAAAATACCGTCCAGTTTGGTGGTGTTGTAGCAGCACCTATCGTTGGAACGATTATGGAAGATAGTTTGCGAGCTTTAGGAGTAGAAGAGCGTAAAGATGGGCTTGATAAAGAATATCAGTGGCCGGATCAGCCAACTGTTGAGGTGCCGAATTTAGTTGGTTTATCAACAAAAGAAATTCAACAATATTTGACCAACTTGCAAATTGAGGCAGTGGGTGATGGAGAATACATTATTGAGCAATCTCCGAAGCCTGGTACAAAAGTTGTGCAAGGATCGAAGGTGCGTATATTACTAGGGAAAAATAATGAATAA
- the mraZ gene encoding division/cell wall cluster transcriptional repressor MraZ encodes MFMGEFQHNIDTKGRIIVPAKFREDLGETFVITRGLDKCIFGYPMSEWRLLEEKMKKLPLTKKDARAFTRFFFSGAVECEVDKQGRINIPSPLRHYAELDKECVVIGVSNRIELWSKEKWGSYFEESEESFAEIAENMMDFDI; translated from the coding sequence ATGTTCATGGGGGAATTCCAACATAATATTGATACAAAAGGCCGTATCATAGTCCCTGCCAAGTTTCGAGAGGACTTAGGTGAGACGTTTGTCATTACCCGTGGCCTGGATAAATGTATATTTGGATATCCCATGAGTGAATGGCGTCTTTTAGAAGAGAAAATGAAAAAACTCCCCCTTACAAAAAAGGACGCCCGGGCTTTTACCCGATTCTTCTTCTCAGGTGCTGTTGAATGCGAAGTAGACAAGCAGGGAAGAATAAACATCCCATCGCCCCTTAGACATTATGCGGAATTAGATAAAGAGTGTGTAGTGATTGGTGTATCCAATCGCATAGAACTTTGGTCAAAAGAGAAATGGGGAAGTTATTTCGAGGAATCCGAGGAGTCTTTTGCCGAAATCGCTGAGAACATGATGGATTTTGACATATAA
- the rsmH gene encoding 16S rRNA (cytosine(1402)-N(4))-methyltransferase RsmH, whose product MFEHYSVLKEEVIEGLQIKADGTYVDCTLGGAGHSEEIAKRLNEHGKLIAFDQDLQALQHAKERLKAYEDRCIFVHANFRQLKEKLSELNITDVDGVLFDLGVSSPQLDQKERGFSYQQNAPLDMRMNQTESFTAYDLVNDWPYEKLVKIFFTYGEEKFSKQVARKIEQRRAEKPIETTDELVDIIKEGIPAAARRKGGHPAKRIFQAIRIAVNDELNVFRDALHQAAEVTSIGGRIAVITFHSLEDRICKQSMKKWTTPPPVPKEIPVLPDEISPPFTLVSRKPIQPSQQELDENRRSRSAKLRIVEKIKPWDEQFRLDERRN is encoded by the coding sequence ATGTTTGAACACTATAGTGTATTAAAAGAAGAAGTCATAGAAGGTCTACAGATAAAAGCGGATGGTACATATGTTGATTGCACTCTTGGTGGTGCAGGGCATTCGGAGGAGATTGCGAAAAGGTTAAACGAGCACGGGAAATTAATTGCCTTTGATCAAGACCTCCAAGCTTTACAACATGCGAAGGAACGGCTAAAAGCATATGAAGATCGTTGCATATTCGTTCATGCGAACTTTAGACAATTAAAAGAAAAACTTTCCGAGCTTAACATTACCGATGTAGACGGCGTGTTATTTGATTTAGGTGTTTCGAGTCCACAACTAGATCAAAAAGAGCGTGGTTTTAGTTACCAGCAAAATGCACCATTAGATATGCGTATGAATCAGACGGAATCATTTACAGCATATGACCTCGTAAACGATTGGCCGTATGAAAAATTAGTGAAAATCTTTTTTACATATGGTGAAGAAAAGTTTTCGAAACAAGTGGCTAGAAAAATTGAACAACGCCGAGCAGAGAAACCGATTGAAACGACCGATGAGCTTGTTGACATTATTAAGGAAGGGATACCTGCTGCGGCACGACGTAAGGGTGGACACCCGGCAAAGCGAATCTTCCAAGCCATTCGAATTGCAGTAAATGACGAGCTAAACGTATTTCGTGACGCGCTTCATCAGGCTGCAGAAGTGACCTCTATTGGCGGTCGAATTGCAGTGATTACATTTCACTCATTAGAGGATCGTATTTGTAAGCAGTCAATGAAGAAATGGACAACACCGCCTCCGGTGCCAAAAGAAATTCCGGTTTTACCGGATGAAATATCACCACCGTTTACATTAGTGTCACGAAAACCGATTCAACCTTCGCAACAAGAGTTGGATGAAAATCGCAGATCACGATCCGCAAAACTGCGAATCGTCGAGAAAATAAAACCGTGGGATGAACAATTTCGGTTAGATGAGAGGAGAAATTAA
- a CDS encoding penicillin-binding protein, with amino-acid sequence MKKLKTTNVMAIALMLLFILVFVVMFWRLVYIQATGNVQGVDLQKWAEKQRSASYTLEAERGKILDRTGMVLADNRPSYRMYAIIDESYSVNSMEPLHVTDLEATAKQLAPFLNMSSSAIYQKLNQDELFQVEFGPNGRDLSNDVREQIENLDLPGIYFMKEPKRYYPNGTFASHVIGFTQKNDDGYEGIMGIEKSQEEWLKGTDGFVTFKRDNYTYKLLNPDEVVQNPEHGADVYLTLDQKIQTFLEDAMDHVQAQYEPERMMAVVMNPKTGEVLAMSNRPSFNPNDREGLKNWYNDVIAYPFEPGSTMKIFTLAAAIDSDHYDGEEEYQSGNYKILDNTKAIHDHKRQGWGEITYNEGVQRSSNVAFAKLVWEKMGTDMFRQYLTRFQLDQPTNIDIAGERTGKILYDWPIEKVTTAFGQGSTLTPMQIMKAATAIANNGKMMQPYVISKLVEQETGEVIQQSEPQVVGTPISSSTAKEVMDLLETVVTSEVGTGQRYQLEGYSVAGKTGTAQIPDPEGGGYLIGDENYVFSFLGVAPKEEPELMMYIAVKQPNLEKNEHGSQPVSYIFRTVMENSLHYLNIVPEKESAALDWSPIILSDYEGKTVDKVRDDLLSKNVKVTVIGDGNKVKSMVPKGETEVLPGSHVMVLTNGNPTMPDMTNWSLREVLMLGELVNAKTDYIGSGFVTKQNVPASSRIEEGQYIVVELTPPETEERRDEEGHDTDIE; translated from the coding sequence ATGAAAAAATTAAAAACGACGAATGTAATGGCTATTGCGCTAATGTTACTGTTCATCCTCGTGTTTGTCGTTATGTTTTGGCGGCTCGTTTACATTCAAGCAACCGGGAATGTACAAGGGGTCGATCTACAAAAGTGGGCTGAAAAACAAAGATCAGCTTCCTATACGTTAGAGGCGGAACGGGGAAAAATATTAGATCGTACTGGCATGGTATTAGCAGATAACCGACCATCTTATCGCATGTATGCTATTATTGACGAATCATATTCTGTGAATTCTATGGAGCCATTGCATGTTACCGATTTGGAGGCAACAGCAAAGCAACTGGCTCCTTTTTTAAATATGTCGTCGTCGGCTATTTATCAAAAGTTGAACCAGGATGAATTGTTCCAGGTCGAATTTGGTCCAAACGGACGTGATTTATCAAATGATGTTCGTGAACAAATTGAAAACCTGGATTTACCTGGAATCTACTTTATGAAAGAACCTAAACGGTATTATCCAAACGGGACATTTGCTTCTCATGTCATCGGGTTTACACAAAAAAACGATGACGGTTATGAAGGGATTATGGGGATTGAAAAGTCCCAAGAGGAGTGGCTGAAAGGTACCGACGGATTTGTAACGTTTAAACGGGATAACTACACTTATAAGCTATTAAATCCAGATGAAGTGGTACAAAATCCTGAACATGGTGCGGATGTTTATTTAACCCTTGATCAGAAAATCCAAACTTTTTTGGAAGATGCAATGGATCATGTGCAAGCACAGTATGAACCGGAACGAATGATGGCCGTTGTGATGAACCCAAAAACTGGAGAAGTGCTTGCTATGAGTAATCGCCCCAGCTTCAACCCGAATGACCGTGAAGGGTTAAAAAACTGGTATAACGATGTTATCGCATATCCTTTTGAACCAGGATCTACGATGAAGATTTTTACGTTAGCGGCAGCCATCGATTCCGATCACTACGATGGTGAAGAAGAATATCAGTCTGGTAATTATAAGATTCTGGACAATACGAAGGCGATACATGACCATAAGCGTCAAGGGTGGGGAGAAATCACTTACAATGAAGGAGTACAACGATCATCGAACGTAGCTTTTGCGAAACTCGTTTGGGAAAAGATGGGCACTGATATGTTTCGCCAATATTTGACCCGCTTTCAATTGGACCAACCAACGAACATTGATATCGCTGGTGAACGGACTGGGAAAATCTTATATGACTGGCCTATTGAAAAGGTGACGACAGCGTTTGGACAAGGTTCTACATTGACACCAATGCAAATAATGAAGGCAGCTACAGCGATTGCAAATAACGGAAAAATGATGCAACCCTATGTTATTTCGAAACTTGTTGAACAAGAAACAGGAGAAGTCATACAACAATCTGAACCTCAAGTAGTAGGAACTCCGATATCATCTTCCACCGCCAAGGAAGTTATGGACTTACTAGAGACTGTCGTGACTTCGGAAGTTGGAACGGGACAAAGATATCAACTTGAGGGCTATTCAGTAGCAGGAAAAACCGGAACGGCTCAAATTCCTGATCCAGAAGGAGGCGGTTACCTAATCGGTGATGAAAACTACGTGTTCTCATTTTTAGGGGTCGCTCCAAAGGAAGAACCGGAACTCATGATGTACATTGCTGTTAAACAACCGAACTTAGAGAAAAATGAACATGGATCTCAACCTGTTTCATACATCTTCCGGACGGTAATGGAAAATAGTCTTCATTACTTAAATATAGTTCCGGAAAAAGAATCAGCAGCATTGGATTGGTCGCCTATTATATTGTCAGATTATGAAGGAAAAACGGTAGATAAAGTGAGAGATGATTTGTTAAGTAAAAATGTGAAGGTGACTGTTATAGGTGACGGAAATAAAGTGAAAAGTATGGTGCCAAAAGGAGAGACCGAAGTTCTTCCTGGAAGTCATGTTATGGTTTTAACAAATGGTAATCCGACAATGCCGGATATGACGAATTGGTCATTAAGGGAAGTGTTAATGCTAGGCGAACTAGTCAATGCAAAAACCGACTATATTGGTTCTGGCTTTGTAACAAAGCAAAACGTACCTGCTAGTTCACGTATTGAAGAAGGTCAATATATTGTTGTGGAATTAACCCCTCCAGAAACTGAAGAACGTCGGGATGAAGAGGGACACGACACTGATATAGAGTAG